In Akkermansia muciniphila, one DNA window encodes the following:
- the rplV gene encoding 50S ribosomal protein L22, translating to MEVKAVYKYARISAKKMRDVAQEIQGLSVSQATDILSYTPKKGAYLLNKTLKSALANAENNAELSVDTLVVKSVMVDEGPTMRRTMPRARGSANMIRKRTSHITVILADQEG from the coding sequence ATGGAAGTGAAAGCTGTTTACAAATACGCCCGCATCTCCGCCAAGAAGATGCGCGATGTTGCTCAAGAAATCCAAGGCTTGTCCGTCTCCCAGGCGACCGACATCCTGTCCTACACCCCCAAGAAGGGTGCCTACCTGCTGAATAAGACGCTCAAGTCCGCGCTGGCCAACGCCGAAAATAATGCGGAACTGTCCGTTGATACGCTGGTGGTCAAGTCCGTCATGGTCGATGAGGGCCCCACGATGCGCCGCACGATGCCCCGCGCCCGCGGATCCGCCAACATGATCCGCAAGCGCACATCCCATATCACCGTTATCCTGGCCGATCAAGAAGGCTAG
- the fusA gene encoding elongation factor G — protein MSDHVNNPNRKAPLERYRNIGISAHIDAGKTTLSERILFYTGMIHKIGETHDGSTTTDWMEQERERGITITSAAVTTNWKQVKNEGISKVFEGENFQLNIIDTPGHVDFTAEVERSLRVLDGAIVVFCGVAGVQPQTETVWRQATKYSVPRMCFVNKMDRTGANFNNVLDDIHNKLGANAAAILIPIGAEDQLRGQIDVVNQKAVIYADNDRLGSTYTIEDIPDELKEEAELAYHELVSRVADVDDELAEKVLMEEPFTPKELKEAIRRATIANKFVPVAGGSAFKNKGVQFLLDAVVDYLPSPVETVPAHAESTLDPEKTFEITATDDAKPMVLAFKLWADKFVGKLVFIRVYSGVLKKGDTVYNPRTRKTERVGRIIQIQADQHTDIDAVYSGDIAAIVGLRNVTTGDTITSPDNDICLEPPTFPETVISMAVEPKTKADQEKMSNALGRLSEEDPTFRVKTDEETGQTLISGMGELHLEIIIDRLMREFKVEADIGKPQIAYRETITAPAHGDGKLVKQSGGRGQYGHVVIDVKPNERGKGLTIENKIVGGAIPKEYMNAVYAGLNEAMTTGVVAGYPVVDVHVEVVDGSYHEVDSNENAFKMAAIFAMKDAFKKAKPIMLEPIMSVEASTPTDYQGDIMGDLNRRRGQISNMENKANACILKAMVPLSEMFGYSTAIRTLSSGRASYSMEPSHFEQVPQNLVDQIVSEKAK, from the coding sequence ATGTCCGATCACGTAAATAATCCCAATCGCAAGGCTCCCCTTGAGCGTTACCGCAATATCGGTATTTCCGCTCACATTGACGCCGGCAAAACCACGTTGTCCGAGCGTATTCTTTTCTACACCGGCATGATTCACAAGATTGGTGAAACCCACGACGGTTCCACCACGACCGACTGGATGGAGCAGGAACGCGAACGCGGTATCACCATTACCTCTGCTGCTGTCACCACCAACTGGAAGCAGGTGAAGAATGAAGGTATCAGCAAAGTGTTCGAAGGCGAAAATTTCCAGCTGAACATTATCGACACTCCCGGACACGTTGACTTTACCGCTGAAGTGGAACGTTCCCTTCGCGTGCTTGACGGCGCCATCGTGGTGTTCTGCGGCGTGGCCGGCGTTCAGCCCCAGACGGAAACCGTGTGGCGTCAGGCCACCAAGTACAGCGTGCCCCGCATGTGCTTCGTCAACAAGATGGACCGTACCGGCGCCAACTTCAACAATGTGCTGGACGATATCCACAACAAGCTGGGCGCGAATGCCGCTGCCATTCTGATTCCCATCGGCGCTGAAGACCAGCTCCGCGGTCAGATCGACGTGGTGAACCAGAAGGCCGTCATTTACGCCGACAACGACCGCCTGGGCTCCACCTACACGATTGAGGATATTCCCGACGAACTCAAGGAAGAAGCCGAGCTGGCCTACCATGAACTCGTGAGCCGTGTGGCCGACGTGGACGATGAGCTTGCTGAAAAGGTGCTCATGGAAGAACCCTTCACTCCCAAAGAGCTCAAGGAAGCTATCCGCCGCGCCACCATCGCCAACAAATTTGTGCCCGTTGCCGGTGGCTCCGCTTTCAAAAACAAAGGCGTCCAGTTCCTGCTTGACGCTGTGGTGGATTACCTCCCCTCTCCGGTAGAAACTGTTCCCGCCCATGCGGAAAGCACGCTGGATCCGGAAAAGACCTTCGAAATCACCGCTACGGACGACGCCAAGCCCATGGTGCTGGCGTTCAAGCTCTGGGCTGACAAATTCGTCGGCAAGCTGGTGTTCATCCGCGTGTACTCCGGTGTTCTCAAGAAGGGTGACACTGTGTACAATCCCCGCACCCGCAAGACGGAACGCGTGGGCCGCATTATCCAGATTCAAGCTGACCAGCATACGGATATTGATGCCGTGTACTCCGGAGACATTGCCGCCATCGTGGGGCTGCGCAACGTGACCACGGGCGACACCATCACCAGCCCGGACAATGATATCTGCCTGGAACCCCCCACCTTCCCGGAAACCGTTATTTCCATGGCGGTAGAACCCAAGACCAAGGCTGACCAGGAAAAAATGTCCAATGCTCTGGGCCGTCTGTCTGAAGAAGACCCGACTTTCCGGGTGAAGACTGATGAAGAAACCGGCCAGACCCTGATTTCCGGCATGGGTGAGCTTCACCTGGAAATCATTATTGACCGCCTGATGCGCGAATTCAAGGTGGAAGCCGACATCGGCAAGCCCCAGATTGCCTATCGCGAAACCATTACTGCCCCTGCCCATGGCGACGGCAAGCTGGTCAAGCAGTCCGGCGGCCGCGGCCAATACGGCCACGTGGTCATCGATGTGAAGCCGAACGAACGCGGCAAGGGGCTTACCATTGAAAACAAGATCGTAGGCGGTGCCATTCCCAAGGAATACATGAACGCCGTTTATGCCGGCCTTAATGAAGCCATGACCACGGGTGTCGTCGCCGGTTATCCGGTGGTGGACGTGCACGTTGAAGTGGTGGACGGTTCCTACCACGAAGTGGACTCCAATGAAAACGCTTTCAAGATGGCTGCCATCTTCGCCATGAAGGACGCTTTCAAGAAAGCCAAGCCGATCATGCTGGAACCCATCATGTCCGTTGAAGCTTCCACCCCGACCGATTACCAGGGCGACATCATGGGCGACCTGAACCGCCGCCGCGGCCAGATCAGCAACATGGAAAACAAGGCCAATGCCTGCATTTTGAAGGCTATGGTCCCCTTGTCCGAAATGTTCGGTTATTCCACCGCCATCCGAACCCTTTCCAGTGGCCGCGCTTCCTATTCCATGGAGCCCTCCCACTTTGAACAGGTGCCCCAGAACCTCGTTGACCAGATTGTCAGCGAGAAGGCTAAATAA
- the rpsS gene encoding 30S ribosomal protein S19, with protein MGRSLKKGPFVSQKLLAKIDAQLESGDRKPIKTWSRASMITPDFVGLTFLVHAGKNFATVYVTENMVGHKLGEFAPTRVFKQHGGIGKK; from the coding sequence ATGGGACGTTCTCTCAAAAAAGGCCCTTTTGTCAGCCAAAAGCTTCTTGCCAAGATCGACGCTCAGCTTGAATCCGGCGACCGCAAGCCGATCAAGACCTGGAGCCGCGCATCCATGATTACGCCTGACTTCGTCGGCCTGACTTTCCTGGTGCACGCCGGCAAGAACTTTGCCACCGTGTACGTCACGGAAAACATGGTAGGCCACAAGCTTGGTGAATTTGCTCCGACTCGTGTCTTCAAACAGCACGGCGGTATCGGTAAGAAGTAA
- the rplC gene encoding 50S ribosomal protein L3 produces MALGLIGKKVGMTRLFDQESGAMVPVTVIDVKGNTFAQIKTEEKDGYNAIQVAFDAQKESRVAKPQAGHFKKLGIQPTKLLKEFRVEASELPAEGAEDPGVDLFSAGQWVDVIGTSKGKGFQGAMRRHNFHGSPAAHGSMMHRRTGGVGGCSTPGRVWKNQKMPGQMGNAKRTVQNLKVVAVRPEDNVILISGAVPGARGSYLVIRPAKKK; encoded by the coding sequence ATGGCTCTAGGACTTATCGGAAAAAAGGTCGGCATGACCCGTCTGTTTGACCAGGAATCCGGCGCTATGGTGCCCGTGACCGTCATTGACGTCAAAGGCAACACCTTCGCTCAAATTAAAACGGAAGAGAAGGACGGCTACAATGCTATCCAGGTCGCCTTTGATGCGCAGAAGGAAAGCCGCGTGGCCAAGCCTCAGGCTGGCCACTTCAAGAAACTGGGCATCCAGCCTACCAAACTTCTCAAGGAATTCCGCGTAGAAGCATCCGAACTGCCTGCTGAAGGCGCTGAAGATCCCGGCGTGGATCTCTTTTCCGCCGGACAGTGGGTTGATGTGATCGGAACTTCCAAAGGCAAGGGGTTCCAGGGCGCGATGCGCCGCCACAACTTCCACGGTTCTCCCGCCGCCCACGGTTCCATGATGCACCGCCGTACCGGCGGCGTAGGCGGCTGTTCCACACCCGGCCGCGTCTGGAAGAACCAGAAGATGCCCGGACAGATGGGCAATGCCAAGCGCACGGTGCAGAACCTTAAGGTCGTCGCCGTTCGTCCGGAAGATAATGTCATTCTTATCTCCGGCGCTGTGCCCGGCGCGCGCGGTTCCTACCTCGTGATTCGCCCCGCCAAGAAGAAGTAA
- the rplB gene encoding 50S ribosomal protein L2: MSLKSFKPVTPSNRYKVWPSFDEITTSTPEKSLCRPLKKSGGRNNNGRITTRHIGGGHKRKYRLVDFKRNKFDVPATVLTIEYDPNRTCRIALIEYKDGEKSYILAPTGLQVGMKVESGQKVAPKVGNAMPLKNVPLGTSVHNIEIRPGSGGKVARAAGQQAIVSNREAGYALIKMPSGEIRRFNEDCYCTIGQVGNTQHMNEMSGKAGRTRWMGVRPTVRGMTMNPVDHPNGGGEGKSKSGGGRQHLKSPWGHVKGQKTRRLRKPSDSVIVQRRNAK, from the coding sequence ATGTCCCTCAAGTCATTCAAGCCAGTTACTCCCTCTAACCGTTACAAGGTGTGGCCGTCCTTTGACGAAATCACCACCTCTACCCCGGAAAAGAGTCTCTGCAGACCCCTCAAGAAATCCGGCGGCCGCAACAACAACGGCCGCATCACCACCCGCCATATTGGTGGTGGTCATAAGCGCAAATACCGTCTGGTGGACTTCAAGCGCAACAAGTTTGACGTGCCCGCTACCGTTCTTACGATCGAATACGATCCCAACCGCACCTGCCGCATTGCTCTGATTGAGTACAAGGATGGTGAAAAATCCTACATTCTGGCCCCCACGGGGCTGCAGGTGGGCATGAAGGTGGAAAGCGGCCAGAAGGTTGCTCCCAAGGTAGGCAATGCCATGCCCTTGAAGAACGTTCCTCTGGGTACTTCCGTTCACAACATTGAAATTCGTCCGGGTTCCGGCGGCAAGGTTGCCCGCGCTGCCGGCCAGCAGGCCATCGTTTCCAACCGTGAAGCAGGCTACGCGCTGATCAAGATGCCTTCCGGTGAAATCCGCCGTTTCAATGAAGATTGCTACTGCACGATCGGTCAGGTGGGCAATACCCAGCACATGAATGAAATGTCCGGCAAGGCCGGCCGTACTCGCTGGATGGGTGTTCGTCCTACCGTGCGCGGTATGACGATGAACCCTGTCGACCACCCGAACGGTGGTGGTGAAGGCAAATCCAAGTCCGGTGGCGGTCGCCAGCACCTCAAATCTCCGTGGGGCCACGTCAAGGGCCAGAAGACCCGCCGTCTCCGCAAGCCCAGCGACTCCGTCATCGTACAGCGCCGCAATGCCAAGTAA
- a CDS encoding acyl-CoA thioesterase produces the protein MPEDFPCIPFVRTRQVAFHDTDASGVAHFSRLLCLVEEVEHEYLRSRGVEIFSPDCGWPRVHVEADYSSSAGLGDWLSIELSLGTVGTSSLEWKFAVFHSGRPVMRGRYVVVRLGRGGKPQAISESERECLISGFSKGGDVCK, from the coding sequence ATGCCTGAAGATTTTCCCTGCATTCCTTTTGTCAGAACGCGCCAGGTAGCTTTTCATGATACGGATGCTTCCGGGGTGGCCCATTTCTCCCGTCTGCTTTGTTTGGTGGAGGAAGTGGAGCACGAGTACCTGCGTTCCCGGGGAGTGGAGATTTTTTCCCCAGACTGCGGCTGGCCCCGCGTGCATGTGGAGGCGGATTACTCCAGCTCCGCGGGGCTGGGAGATTGGCTGAGCATTGAATTAAGTCTGGGAACGGTGGGAACCAGTTCTCTGGAATGGAAATTTGCCGTGTTTCATTCCGGGCGTCCGGTGATGAGGGGAAGATATGTGGTCGTTCGTTTGGGGAGGGGCGGCAAACCTCAGGCAATTTCAGAATCGGAGAGGGAATGCCTGATTTCAGGCTTTTCAAAAGGAGGAGATGTCTGTAAATAA
- the rpsJ gene encoding 30S ribosomal protein S10, whose protein sequence is MQSPKIRIRLRAFDYRAIDRSSQEIVETAKRTGAKVHGPIPLPTRIEKFSVNRSVHVNKKSAEQFEIRTHKRLLDIVDPTARTIDELKKLNLPAGVDITIRI, encoded by the coding sequence ATGCAAAGTCCAAAAATCCGCATTCGACTCCGCGCATTTGACTACCGCGCTATCGACCGCTCCTCCCAGGAGATCGTTGAAACCGCCAAGCGCACCGGAGCCAAAGTTCACGGCCCGATTCCGTTGCCGACCCGCATTGAAAAGTTTTCTGTGAACCGCTCCGTTCACGTCAACAAAAAATCGGCCGAACAGTTTGAAATCCGCACCCACAAGCGTCTGCTCGACATTGTCGATCCGACCGCGCGCACGATTGATGAGCTCAAGAAGCTTAATCTTCCGGCTGGGGTGGACATCACGATCCGCATCTAG
- the rplP gene encoding 50S ribosomal protein L16, whose product MPLMPKRVKHRKMHRGSRSGNATSGTYVAFGDFGLQVLDRGWITNNQIEACRIAINRYLKRKGKVFIRIFPQKSFTSRPPDTRMGKGKGAVEGWVAVVRPGNILFEVGGVTESQAREALRLASNKLGVSTRFVYRQGVQH is encoded by the coding sequence ATGCCTTTAATGCCCAAGAGAGTGAAGCACCGCAAGATGCACCGCGGCAGCCGTTCCGGCAATGCCACCAGCGGTACCTATGTTGCTTTTGGTGACTTCGGCCTTCAGGTGCTCGACCGTGGTTGGATCACCAACAACCAGATTGAAGCCTGCCGTATTGCGATCAACCGTTACCTGAAACGTAAAGGTAAGGTGTTCATCCGCATTTTCCCGCAGAAATCCTTTACGTCCCGTCCCCCGGATACCCGTATGGGTAAGGGTAAGGGCGCTGTGGAAGGCTGGGTAGCCGTTGTCCGTCCCGGCAACATTCTGTTTGAAGTAGGCGGCGTGACCGAATCTCAGGCGCGTGAGGCCCTTCGGCTGGCTTCCAACAAGCTGGGCGTATCAACCCGCTTCGTCTATCGTCAAGGCGTTCAACACTAA
- the rplD gene encoding 50S ribosomal protein L4 — MSANTFTLEAAAAANIQVVGSDKGSQAVHDLIVAYQANRRTGSANSKTRAEVSGNNKKIFRQKGTGNARHGDKRAPIFVGGGVVFGPRPCDYSKKVNKSTRRLALRRVLGDLIAASKVSTVSEFSVADGKTKSFIKAVKDLTDAKKVLIVAASFDETTYRAARNVQEVLLMTAAEVNIEQLMNADAVILVDNALETLASRTA, encoded by the coding sequence ATGTCCGCAAATACCTTTACATTAGAAGCCGCCGCCGCCGCCAACATCCAGGTTGTAGGCAGTGACAAGGGCTCCCAGGCTGTGCATGACCTGATCGTGGCTTACCAGGCGAACCGCCGCACCGGTTCCGCCAATTCCAAGACCCGCGCAGAAGTCAGCGGCAATAACAAGAAGATCTTCCGTCAGAAGGGCACCGGTAATGCCCGTCACGGCGATAAGCGCGCTCCCATCTTTGTGGGCGGCGGCGTGGTCTTCGGTCCCCGTCCCTGCGACTACAGCAAGAAGGTGAACAAGAGCACCCGACGCCTGGCTCTGCGCCGCGTTCTGGGTGACCTGATTGCCGCTTCCAAGGTCAGCACCGTTTCCGAATTCTCCGTGGCTGACGGCAAGACCAAATCTTTCATCAAAGCCGTCAAAGACCTGACGGACGCCAAGAAGGTGCTCATCGTGGCAGCTTCCTTTGACGAAACCACTTACCGTGCCGCCCGCAACGTTCAGGAAGTCCTCCTGATGACCGCCGCGGAAGTGAACATTGAACAGCTCATGAATGCTGATGCAGTGATCCTCGTTGACAACGCTTTAGAAACCCTCGCCAGCCGTACTGCTTAA
- the rpsL gene encoding 30S ribosomal protein S12, with the protein MPTINQLVRKGRITPEEKSKSRALHSCPQRRGVCLQVMTRTPKKPNSALRKVAKVRLTNGEEVIAYIGGEGHNLQEHSIVLVRGGRVKDLPGVRYHIVRGALDCLGVDKRRQGRSKYGAKRPKAAAK; encoded by the coding sequence ATGCCGACCATTAATCAGCTCGTCCGCAAGGGACGTATTACTCCGGAAGAGAAGTCCAAATCACGTGCTCTTCATAGCTGTCCGCAACGCCGCGGTGTTTGTCTCCAGGTGATGACCCGTACGCCCAAAAAGCCGAACTCGGCTCTCCGTAAAGTGGCTAAAGTCCGTCTTACCAATGGTGAAGAAGTGATCGCCTACATTGGCGGTGAAGGTCATAACCTTCAGGAACACTCCATCGTGCTTGTTCGCGGCGGTCGTGTGAAGGACTTGCCGGGTGTTCGCTACCATATCGTCCGCGGCGCTCTTGACTGCCTCGGTGTTGACAAGCGTCGTCAGGGCCGCTCCAAGTATGGCGCCAAGCGTCCGAAGGCTGCTGCCAAGTAA
- a CDS encoding two-component system sensor histidine kinase NtrB, with product MPLFIYKSEPHGNGTAAMKKDTIDKLIGRIDHIKEEDLQRFFVKLAEQQGFFQQVFEAIQEGLILLDNKGKILFVNQAALKLFDKERGQITPDDFCIFLGRDCTWDTIQQSRTAVSRDTEIFYPEHRFLNIFISPIGGKNQGHLVLIRDETPRQKKNAENIEAERLNALTLLAAGVAHEIGNPLNSIGLHLQLLARKAKQLPPKYRTDMEELLKTAESETTRLDVILKQFLQAIRPTRPIREPYNIETILMEVLKLLEPEIQQRGIQINTDLQPSLPILSLDPVQIKQVFYNLIKNAYQAIPPEGGTILLKSGYTDDSVFVTVADTGCGISPEVMGSIYEPFLTTKSTGSGLGLLIVRRIVKEHGGSITLASQPGQGTTITVFLPRVERTIRLLPPSIPS from the coding sequence ATGCCGCTCTTTATATATAAGAGCGAGCCGCACGGCAACGGAACCGCCGCCATGAAAAAAGACACCATTGACAAGCTGATCGGCCGCATTGACCACATCAAGGAGGAAGACCTCCAGCGCTTTTTTGTCAAGCTGGCGGAACAGCAGGGTTTTTTTCAGCAGGTATTTGAAGCCATTCAGGAAGGCCTGATCCTGCTGGATAACAAGGGAAAAATTCTGTTCGTCAACCAGGCTGCCCTCAAACTCTTTGACAAGGAACGCGGGCAGATCACTCCGGATGACTTCTGTATTTTCCTGGGCAGGGACTGTACATGGGACACTATCCAGCAGAGCCGGACCGCCGTCTCCCGGGACACGGAAATCTTTTACCCGGAGCACAGATTCCTGAACATCTTCATTTCCCCTATCGGCGGCAAAAACCAGGGCCACCTGGTCCTGATACGGGATGAAACACCCCGGCAGAAGAAAAACGCGGAAAACATTGAGGCAGAACGACTGAATGCCTTGACGCTACTGGCCGCAGGAGTGGCTCATGAAATAGGCAACCCCCTCAATTCCATAGGCCTCCATCTCCAGCTCCTGGCCAGAAAGGCAAAGCAGCTGCCTCCAAAATACCGGACGGATATGGAGGAACTGCTGAAAACAGCGGAGAGCGAAACCACGCGGCTGGACGTTATCCTGAAGCAATTCCTCCAGGCCATCCGCCCCACCAGGCCCATCCGGGAACCCTACAATATTGAAACCATCCTCATGGAAGTGCTGAAACTGCTGGAACCGGAAATCCAGCAGCGCGGCATCCAGATCAACACGGACCTCCAGCCCAGTCTTCCCATCCTCAGCCTGGACCCCGTCCAGATCAAACAAGTCTTTTACAACCTGATCAAGAATGCCTACCAGGCCATTCCTCCGGAGGGAGGCACTATTCTGCTCAAAAGCGGTTATACGGATGACAGCGTATTCGTCACTGTGGCGGATACCGGCTGCGGCATTTCACCGGAGGTCATGGGCAGTATTTATGAACCTTTCCTGACCACCAAATCCACCGGCTCCGGACTGGGGCTGCTTATCGTTCGCCGCATCGTGAAGGAACACGGCGGCTCCATCACCCTGGCCAGCCAGCCGGGTCAGGGAACCACCATTACGGTCTTCCTGCCGCGCGTGGAACGCACCATCAGGCTCCTGCCCCCCTCCATTCCATCATGA
- the rplW gene encoding 50S ribosomal protein L23: protein MKDIYQVIKKVRISEKATMLQETTGELVFEVDRDANKIEIKKAVEVAFGKKVASVRTANYDGKLKRQRRSDAGRTAHWKKAYVKLANGETLDLV, encoded by the coding sequence ATGAAAGACATTTACCAAGTCATCAAGAAGGTGCGCATCAGCGAAAAGGCCACCATGCTCCAGGAAACTACCGGCGAGCTGGTCTTTGAAGTTGATCGTGACGCCAACAAAATCGAAATCAAAAAGGCTGTCGAAGTCGCTTTCGGCAAGAAGGTCGCATCCGTGCGTACCGCCAACTATGACGGCAAACTCAAGCGCCAGCGCCGCTCTGATGCAGGTCGCACCGCTCATTGGAAAAAGGCTTACGTCAAGCTTGCCAACGGTGAAACCCTTGATCTCGTTTAA
- the rpsG gene encoding 30S ribosomal protein S7, with amino-acid sequence MARRKRVYRKIERRDPRYDSALVGKLISKVMLDGKRSLAERIVYAAIDMANEGTDSIDPLEVITRAIENAKPRVEVKSRRVGGATYQVPLEVDPARSESLAMRWIVNYARNRKGVPMHKALANEIKEAANNQGSSVRKRDDVHKMAQANRAFAHFRW; translated from the coding sequence ATGGCTCGCCGTAAACGCGTTTATAGAAAAATCGAACGTCGTGACCCCCGTTACGACAGCGCTCTTGTTGGCAAACTGATCAGCAAGGTTATGCTGGATGGCAAGCGCTCCCTTGCGGAACGCATTGTTTATGCCGCTATTGACATGGCTAACGAAGGCACGGACAGCATTGATCCTCTGGAAGTGATCACTCGCGCCATTGAAAATGCCAAGCCCCGTGTGGAAGTGAAGAGCCGCCGCGTCGGTGGCGCTACTTACCAGGTGCCGCTTGAAGTGGATCCGGCCCGTTCCGAATCCCTGGCCATGCGCTGGATTGTGAACTATGCCCGCAACCGCAAAGGGGTGCCGATGCACAAGGCTCTCGCCAACGAAATCAAGGAAGCCGCCAACAATCAGGGTTCTTCCGTTCGCAAGCGCGACGACGTTCATAAAATGGCTCAGGCCAACCGCGCCTTTGCTCATTTCCGCTGGTAA
- the rpsC gene encoding 30S ribosomal protein S3: protein MGQKVNPIGFRLAVNKDWRSKWYATGQDYATKLHEDLVMRKYIKEQLMSAAVSSIVIERAWNSVRITVHTARPGLVIGRKGEEIEKIRQYLQGLCGASTQVNIDIVEIRSPETDAQLIAENVAVQLERRVSFRRAMKRAVQVAMERGADGIRIRCAGRLGGADIARAEWYREGKVPLQTLRTPIDYGFAEARTLYGIIGVKCWVNKRDEVVSQQNSRPSGPRGPRRPRA, encoded by the coding sequence ATGGGTCAGAAAGTAAATCCAATCGGGTTCCGCCTCGCCGTCAACAAGGACTGGCGCTCCAAGTGGTACGCCACGGGCCAGGATTACGCCACCAAGCTGCATGAAGACTTGGTGATGCGCAAGTACATCAAGGAACAGTTGATGTCCGCCGCCGTTTCCAGCATCGTGATTGAACGCGCCTGGAACAGTGTCCGTATCACCGTCCACACTGCCCGTCCGGGTCTTGTCATTGGCCGCAAGGGCGAGGAAATTGAAAAGATCCGCCAGTATCTCCAGGGCCTGTGCGGCGCTTCCACCCAGGTCAACATTGACATTGTGGAAATCCGCTCCCCTGAAACGGACGCCCAGCTTATTGCAGAGAACGTGGCTGTCCAGCTGGAACGCCGCGTTTCCTTCCGCCGCGCCATGAAGCGCGCCGTGCAGGTTGCCATGGAACGCGGGGCCGACGGCATCCGCATCCGTTGCGCCGGCCGTCTTGGCGGGGCTGATATTGCCCGTGCCGAATGGTACCGCGAAGGCAAGGTGCCGTTGCAGACGCTCCGCACTCCGATTGACTACGGTTTCGCCGAAGCCCGTACCCTGTACGGCATCATCGGTGTGAAGTGCTGGGTCAACAAGCGCGATGAAGTCGTCTCCCAGCAGAATTCCCGTCCGTCCGGCCCCCGCGGACCCCGTCGTCCGCGCGCCTGA